Part of the Pseudarthrobacter sp. L1SW genome, CTAGAACGAGTGTTTTAAGACGCTGGCCATGGTCTCACCCACCAGCCGATGGCATGCTCAGTGGAGCATGGAATCGGCGACACAAGCCCTTGACATAGGTGTTTGGGAGACCGAGTCCTCGGCTTCCGAGCAGCCAGCTAACCCACTCTTTCCGTCGTGGAATAGTAGCTATACGTGTACGCATCCTGCCCCTTCGTAGGCATATGGTTCAAAACCAAACCCAGAAGTTCGGCTTCCACCAATTCCAGTGAGGACAATGACTTCTGCAGATCTTTGGACTTGACTTTCGAAGACCCAACTACCAGCACGACACCACCCACTTGTTGGGCTAGGACAACAGCATCCGTGACCGGGAGAAGTGGCGGCGCATCAATCACCACAGCGTCAAAGGCTTCTTCCAAGCGTTCGATGAGCTCTCTCATAGCCTGAGAACCCAGGAGTTCGCTCGGATTCGGCGGAATGCGTCCGGAAGTTAGAACCCATAACTGGTCATCACCCCACGGCTGCAGGAGGTCGTTGACCTCAGCTTCGCCAATGAGCGCTGTAGTTAAGCCAGCGTTCCGTTCCAACCCCAAGTAATCGTCAACGCGAGGTCGGCGAAGATCTGCATCCACCAGAACGACTGACTGCCCGGCCTGGGCCATAGCGATAGCAAGGTTGGTAGCCGTCGTGCTCTTTCCTTCGCCCGGAAGTGAAGATGTGATCAGAACAGCCTTCGAGTTGCGATTCACATGCGAGAACTGAAGATTGGTCCTGATCTGGCGAAAGGACTCCGCGCGTGGACTTTGGGGCCGCGTTTGGGTAAGAAGGGGCTTCTTAGCTGCATCCGCGTCAAACGAAATGCCTCCGAGTATCGGGGCCTCCGTGATCGATCGCACCTCAACTTCTCCTCGGACTTTCGTGTCCAACGTGGAGCGTGTAATCCCGATGATCGCACCGAGTATCAGTCCGACGGCCCCGCCTACTAGGAGGTTGAGACGAATGTTTGGTGAGGCGGGTGCGGTGGGAGCCACGGCAGGCGAAACAGTGGAGATCTTCACCGGCGACAACCCGCCCTGGGATGGCTTCTCCAAGTTGTCAATCGTACGTACGAGGCTGTCTCCTACGGCTTGAGCTATGGAGGCAGCTTGTACAGGTGACCCGTTGGAGACACTTATGGTTATCAAAACTGTATTAAGACCCGCGCTGGCTTCAACGCTCTTGGCGAGTTCCTGCGGCGAAACTTCTAGCCCCAAAGCGTCGATCACTGGCTGCAGCACGGCCGGAGTTCTAACAGTTTCAACGTAGGATTGAACCCTCGCCTGACTGAATGTATTTCCCTGCTGCAGCTCAGTTATCGACCCCGCACTTTGTATCGAAACAAATAGCTGCGTCCGAGCTGTGTACTGAGGAGACACTGCCAGGGAAGCGGCGCCCGCGACGAGTATCCCTAAGAGTAGGGCTGATACCACGATGGTCCAGTTTCGCCGCAGCATTCTAAGGTAGTCACGCAGCTCCAAAATATGGCGCCTTTCTTCAGTCGTTTCCAGCTTCACCTTGCTGGATGTTATGAGGCATCGCCCTGCAGCTTTACTGGGCATTCGGGCACCACGGAGCCAGACGCTAGGAGTAGGCAGCCTTCAGCAAAGAGGTCATGCTGTTCTTTGTCCAGTTCCTTTGCGGCATGTAATCCTGCTTGTAGGCACCTTCCACCGCTCGTGCCAGTCTAATTCCCAAATCCTGCACGGGCTCAACGTCAACTACCACGGCGTTATCACCCGCCATCTGAGCAACTCCGCCAAGATTCAGGCAGACGACAGGCAAACCCGCTGCCGCCGCTTCGGCGGATGCCCAAGGGGCCGTGTCATGAAGGCCGGGAAAAAGCAAAACGTCGGCCTTAACGAGATGGTTCGCAATCTCTGAGTGCTCGATTTGCCCCAACAGAGAAATC contains:
- a CDS encoding glycosyltransferase, which produces MDVFISLNEDSVRSSPAGAELLLHSNCVLPYEDYETRQYVPGRKVVLFVGRLIDLKGLFLVKSAFEQLDDDWRLVVIGDGPLRAGLEAWATGFEDRISLLGQIEHSEIANHLVKADVLLFPGLHDTAPWASAEAAAAGLPVVCLNLGGVAQMAGDNAVVVDVEPVQDLGIRLARAVEGAYKQDYMPQRNWTKNSMTSLLKAAYS
- a CDS encoding polysaccharide biosynthesis tyrosine autokinase codes for the protein MLRRNWTIVVSALLLGILVAGAASLAVSPQYTARTQLFVSIQSAGSITELQQGNTFSQARVQSYVETVRTPAVLQPVIDALGLEVSPQELAKSVEASAGLNTVLITISVSNGSPVQAASIAQAVGDSLVRTIDNLEKPSQGGLSPVKISTVSPAVAPTAPASPNIRLNLLVGGAVGLILGAIIGITRSTLDTKVRGEVEVRSITEAPILGGISFDADAAKKPLLTQTRPQSPRAESFRQIRTNLQFSHVNRNSKAVLITSSLPGEGKSTTATNLAIAMAQAGQSVVLVDADLRRPRVDDYLGLERNAGLTTALIGEAEVNDLLQPWGDDQLWVLTSGRIPPNPSELLGSQAMRELIERLEEAFDAVVIDAPPLLPVTDAVVLAQQVGGVVLVVGSSKVKSKDLQKSLSSLELVEAELLGLVLNHMPTKGQDAYTYSYYSTTERVG